Genomic segment of Corticium candelabrum chromosome 16, ooCorCand1.1, whole genome shotgun sequence:
atgtgtgcgtgcatgcatgtgcatgtgtgtgtgtgtgtgtgtgtgtgtgtgtgtgtgtgtgtgtgtgtgtgagtgagtgagtgagtgagtgcgtgcatgtgagtgGGTCTCCCACACAAGCACATTATGCAATAAAcagtgtgcatgcacaatgaTTAGAATCTGGCTTTTAGTAGTTGCCATTGCCAGGTATGATTGGAGTATTTTGAATTATTCAATGAACTTATTTAGAACAAGTAAACACAAGAAAAGAACCAATAAGGAAAGACAACATGATATGCCAAGCACAGTTATGATTATGAAACCATTGCAATTGAAGAATAGTTATGTTTGCAGCACAACACCCATCATCTGCAGTAAGATAGTCTACATTGTCTATATGATGCACAAATTATTTGCTAAGTAGTACCCCAATGTATATCATCTTGCAGATAAACCTCCAGGTGACAGGTGTGCTAACTTGTCTTCAAATGCAAATGGTTCACAACATTCTAACCACAGTTTGCATCAATACCAATGAAATATtcttacaaacacatacatagcAGCCCAGAGGTCACAATTAGACTAGCTCTGGGTAGTCTTCTGTTTCTATGTgtttagtacatgtacataatatGATATGACTGGTAATTTGCAATTGGGACATTAAAAAACGCTAACTATAACCAAAAATCACTATTGCAAAGGTTGCACACCAAAATAGAATACTTATGTCAGTTTGACTGGCGGCACAATTAAATCCAACCAAACTTTCCAAGACTGTAATGATTAATAAATgttattaaataatatattaatgttTATAATAATTGAATTAAAACAAGGTACAACTGATATTTCATTAAGTAAATTGATTTAACCAAATACTTTAATAAAACCAGATCAAGAAGCATCCATTGACCTTTCTTACCTTGTCTTGTTCTTGAATTGATAGAGCACTATGTAATGGAAGAACTGTCCACCGCCTTGTTGACATGGCATATAGACGAGCTTCTTCAACAACAGCTGATATCTCTTTCATCCCACTCAGAAATATCAATAAGTCTCCTCGTTCACCAGCAGGGTActtcacaacaaacaagaccAAATCACTTATCAAATTCATTGCACTACCAGTAGCACACCGGCCTGATCTACTGCATGCCAGAATATCTGTATATCATAATGTCAACTACTTCCAGAATTGACATGCACATATATGTATTGTTTGCTGTATATCTGCTACATCTCACTCACGAAAGAGAGAACCAACAAATGACGTTTGCTAACATATTGTCCTAATAGACTGGTACACTGGAAAATGTAATTTCTAAATTGATCTCAAATCTAAATTAAAATTCATTAGAATCTAAACTAAGCTATTTGCCAATAAACAAATCTTGTCATCTTACAATAGTTCCCCTAACctcaatgacagacaaatcaCCACCATACTAAACAATTAGTGAAGAAACCTGTATCAACATCCCAAAGGTCTACCATATATGTCAACCACTAAACCATGTCTCTTGACTGCAGTCATAATATGGCAATTCGTTATTAGACAAAAGGACAACAGCCCCATCCAATTCCAATTAAGTGTAAAAATAACTTAATAGAGCTTGAAATAAAATGTATTATCACAATTCTCTGTTACTAAACGTTAGATATACAAAGCAAGGCAGTCTTTGAAAGCAGTAAATAGAACAGTGACAAATTTGTAGTAGGTAGCAGTATGCATATCTGGAAAAAGAGAGAAAAAGAGATAAATGCTAAATCAGATTCCTTTCTGTTCTAAACCACATTGAGATCATAAAGACTTGATTGATAGAGAAAGAGCTTTGAGGAAATGGGTTTCAATTATTAAGATCACACCACCTGACATTCTCATGCATCTGCAAGCATCCAGATGTGACTAACAGAATAAACTCCTTTTAGAGCACTATACAAAACCACTGCCAGTTCCCTCATCATCCACCTACTTAGAAAACCACAGCTAAATGGTACTTGTAGACAATCAAAATCAGTAGCTGCAGACAACAATCACTCATCAAACTATACCTTGTGATCAATTTGCTGCATAATCCTCAGGTACTGACTGCTGTCGAACTTCTCCTTGCTCAAATTCTTTGCCCATGACAACAGATAACAAGCAACAAGACATATGGTATGTGTAATTTCCTCCACTAAAACCATCTCACCTCATGGTGTCCTGGACCAGCTAAGGAAGTCTGGACCATGGGAGCATATTCAAGTTGAATTGGATAAAGACGACCAGGCACCTAACACATGGGAATACTTACCATAAGTAACAAAGGCGAGGACAGTCCCCAGTTAGCTAGCCAGTAATTGGTATGCTGCCATACTATTATGGAAGAATCtccaacagcaaacagacttGTATTTAGTGgcaaattaatttttttaaatgttTTTGGCACTATATAACAGATCATGTAGAATTCAGCTTGGTAAAAATCCAAGGCTCGTCAAGATGTCTGAATTGTCATGCACCTACTTCAAACCTAAATAGCACCATAAATCAGAAGCATAGCCTCATCAAAGTAGAAAGAGTCTGACATATAGTTCTATTATAAAAGAGAGCCAACGTTACCCGACAGTTGGTTTGAATTGTGAAAGTTCACTCTAACCATTTCCTTTAGTCAATCGTGTGTGTAAGATAAGAATAGCAAATTTTAAAGTCAAACTGGACAttaaacaaaatcaataacCAGATCAACTGATTAAAATACACAAATTGTCAACGCACATGTCCAGATTAATTGCAAGTAAACATTGTGATTACAAGTTGAGTAATCTGGTCACTATAGCCAAAAAAGCAAATCAGTGACAACGTCTTCAAGGCATTAAAGTCAAAACTACTGTACTAGATTAGACCAAAAATGTAACTTTCAATAGAAGAGGTTTCAAGGCTAACTCAATACTTAGCCAACGGTTACTTACAAGTAGAAGCAACAGTAAAACCAGTATAATTTGTCAAACGTTCATGAATGACAGAGTTACCTAGGAAAAGATAAACTTACTTGTATAACAGGTGCCCCCATAAAGTAGCCTGCGAACAGCctacaaacataacacaaatTATGACCTGACATCAACATGGCATAGAAAAACAAACTCAATGTTGATGGTGGCAGACATAAGAACAAGTTTCAAGTCAGGCCTCGTACTGACAAGATGGCGCAAAACTCCCAAAAGAAAGTCAGTGTGAATGTGTCGTTCATGTACCTGTGACAACAGTCATTTGCTCTCTGTATCTGTATTAAAATAATGCGTAAAATACATCATTACTTCATCAACAACGATAACGTCGTAACCAGACAAGTTAACATCAGATGACAATTGCCTGAGAAGTAGACCTaataacagacaaagaagaataAATGACATATGACTATGAACATGCAGCATGCAAAAGAGCTATAACTGAATACTATATACAGTTTCAAGTCAGATATCATTGTTCCTTTGCTAAACCCATCTATTGTATTCTTTGATTCAAATTACAGTCTGCCAGTGATCAATGTTGTTTGCTTCCATTTCCCTCACTCTAGCACTCTCTTCCATTGTCAACTGCTGATCATATACTTTCccacatgcaacaacaacaacttaattaataaagtcaATGAACTGGCGACCAAAAGTTCGGAGTTCCTAACCCCCAAACAAGAGTTAGAACAATGTCTAGATGCAGCTCTAAGTAAAACCTAGGATTTCTTTCAACCAAGAACAATGATGAGACTACTATCTTGAGCCTACCACCATATGCACATCTAGAGGACACAGTCTTTCAGCTTTTGGAGAGATTTCATCTaaaactagttaattaattaagtaacaattaattaaatcgcAGTCATCATACCTTCTGTCAAAAACAAGATTCGAGTGTCAGCAGCCTTACTTGTTTCAAATCTCACCTGTTCACACACAGAAAATAGTCAATTCGTAAACATGTAATAAATTGACATTTCAACTTAACTGCCTTCAGCACTACATGTTGCTTTAAAGCTACCTCGAGTGTGTTGCATGGTTACCCGTAAATATATCCCTAATTAACCAAGAAGATCATGTTTTGGTCAAGCCCCTCCTCTGGACCAATCCTGTTGCCACAACCAACTATAATCTTTGTGAATTGTTTCTGTTGGGGGTCATTAAACACAATGATGTGAATGCTTGTCTTATCTTATCTTTGGTCAACAGACTGAGACAGCCTTCATTTCCTTGAAGCAGCTACCTGTCTGTAGAGCTCAAGCTGCTCTTGCTTCTTGGTGAGTAGAAGCTTGTAATCATTGCAAAAAATGAGTGCTACTACTGAAATTTTCTAGTAAAGCTTAGTGTAACAGACACTCTCACAAGCTTGACCCTTTTaaaaagtaaaacaaactGAACAAAATCTAAATGTCACTAACTATAACACTCAAACTCAATGATCCTCACATTGATTGGATGGCATTTAAAGTCTAGCAATTGTCAGCTGCTAGTAGAGAGTAGAGAGGTTCACATGTGTTCAAATTTCTATGTCTCCCACTGACATCCCCACTGTCTGTAAGGTCAGTCTACACAAGCCCCTCTATCAACTATCTAATCAAGCTAAATACACCTCATAATATACTATTATCATTATGATTATGGCTTATGACTGCTAATTAAGCTAATGACAACAATGAGTGACCCAGATTGTGATCTGTCAGCAATAACAACTCTTTACATTCTACAGATTCTATTTTGCATTGACCCAGTCTGCTTGCTACTACAGGTTTCCAATCTCGTAGTCAAGCATGATTATGTCTATTTAGAAACAATTTTTCAAGCTGGCTCCTCTTTCATCCTGTACTTCAATATGTTCTAACTGTACTATCACAGTTGACACACTTACCTGAAAACCAATTTCCGATCCATACTCGTTCAAGGTCTCGAGGCTTACTCTCTTGGCTAGTGATATGCAAGCAATTCTTCTTGGCTGGGTACAAGCAATGTGTTTAAAACCTGCAGCAAGCAAATATTGAGGAACCTATGCAAAGGAAAACACACCAAAATATTACCACACAACTACTGAACCAGCTGTCACCAATATCTAAAGACTACACTGGCACTTGTGCATGTATCATAGAGAAATTAACTCAAAAAGTAGTTCTGAGCAGGAAGATCACCAGCTAAAATGTAATACCACACCCATAACATTTCTTTTGTTAATAATTCCTGCTGTGCCTACTATGTAAATATTACAACATTGCTGGCAaacattaattagtaaaaGACATTCATATCAATTAAATAGGACGTTGAATAAGTTATTATCCTTCTCTAGATAAAACAAGTCAACAAAACGTTCCTCTAACTAAATGTTGCTCACAGTCATCTCTGTATTTCTATCTACAGAAACGATTTGCAGTCTGCTAAGTTTGATCAACTAGGCATTGCAAATGCCATTTGATTACttaaacaacagcaacactgGTTATTTATCCTCACTCAGATGACTGATACTTGTATATACAAACAACCATGATTTACCAACTTGGTCATCCCCTAAGCTAATCAGCAATTAAGATAATTAGTAAAGTGGAGACAAAGAATAACCTGCTAAAGCAGACTCAACTCATGTATTGATTAAACACAGATGTCACACCCAAAACAAAGCAGTCACACTTACTGTGATGCAACAAAAGTCAATTTACTGTAATTAACAGAGTTTGAAAGTCAACAACTCTCAGAGCAGGTGACTATAGGCTTGGTAGCAACCTGCTAAGTATCTACTcgtaacaaaacaaaatatacaCACCACATGTATATTTACTAACTTCTCTGTTTTAGATGCAACACCACAAAAGATACTATACTTTTTGCCATATGCCTGGCTAACACTGGAAAGTCTAACACGCATGATAATATACATTGTGATTTTGTCATAGTCAGATTCCCGAGACGACAGAAATGGTTTGCTAATGGTCATAGACATCAGTCCCAGGCACATACCAATGGAGTTCAGGGGGTAACAACAAACCTAGATCCAACTACTACCTCTGTATACAACCcaatctgcatgcaatatttgaaCCAGATCTAGAAGCTGTAGCTGCTGTAAAGCTGGTCTGAGTCCCACGTCCCAGATGTAGCTAGATCGATATAAGCAGATTTAGACTCCAAGACTCCTTGGCACGACCATAATGTGCAATGCATATTAGTGTTACATTTAAACTATGCATATTTACCAATGTCTTCCAATAgacctgttaattaataaatagattcATTAGACTAGAGCATGTTGAACTGACTGGGAGGTCCACTAAAGCACTGAAAGAACCAACCCATTAAATGTGTCAGCTATGCCCCTAAATACTCAGCCAAAACAAACTTGACTAAAGGAGTTAGAGCATTGAAAGAGGTCAGTATACCTCCTAACACAGCAAAATAAGATTTCCTCAACTGATGATGACGAACAGTAGGCACTGTTTACAGCCAAAATCAGAGTTCAATTACTTGTCACAAAACCTTGAGTTAAGTGAACATGTTAAACATCAGCTTTGCTCGACAATCTATCTTGTACACAGAAATAAAACTCTAACAAGGTGCAAGGCTGGTAAAAATATTCACAGCAatttaacttaacttaaactTGTTTACCTGTgtgactactagtagttgtaAGTTTTATTCAAAATTTTATCTAATCTAAATTCTTTCACACAATAGTTATTGTGATGTGGTAATCGATGCAGATGTGTTCTGCTACAGTAGTTCTCATAATGTAACAACAAACCTGAGTTGACTTTCCACATCCAGTATCTCCAGCCACAATAACAACTTGATGAGCTCTCACAGTGTCAATGATTTGATCTCGATATTGGCGTATTGGCAATGTAGCTTGTGCATGTCTAATTCTCACAAGTTTGTCAAATTTCTGACGTTGAGAAAAGTGCAAATAATGCTTTATGATCATCCTAAACTCGTCCATGTGCTCAGCGCCAATGTGAGTATTATCATCATAATGATGACGTGACTTATGATAGTAACGGTCTCTAGTCTCCCCTTGTGTGTATTGCTTCAACCTTTTACTCAAATCCTTGTCAAGAACAGAAAAGTTGATCCTGTACCGTTTGTCATACACAGAAGGTAGATGCaatgatgatgacatcactaAGCAATTaaaaatacatacatgtattataattattatatggTAGGACTGGACAACTACTCAACTGCAGCCACATTTCTATCTACACTTAAATGTCTTACATAACTCTGAGCAACCAAACCGAGACACCAGAAATAATTTGAAATCAACACCTTTAACAAGTTTCTAGAAATTGAACACTCTACTTCCTAGTTTCCTCAGCTAAACAAGCTACTTACAAGATGAAAGCAAAGTCACCATTGATAAGCAAGAGAAAAACaagaattaaaattttgatgatATAAACGtttcaaacaaaaaatcaatGAAGTGTGTTCGATTAATCAACTTTAATCGAAGAACTCAACTGTGTCAAGTCAAGTAAATAAACCAAAAACGTTTAGTTGCTGACGTCATACATGGTTTACTGTACAAGCATAAAATAGTAATTTGATCGCCTTGAAACATGCATTTACTATTCAACCATAgcttagttagttaattaaatattatatagAACTATTATGTAATGATAGAATACGACAAAAATGTTAACATATTGTTAAAACAAAAAAGATGTATTGATTATTCAAGTATTGAGACATGTTCATCTAGTTCTGGTAATCTAGATCTTCTGACACAATGAACTGTATTTACGCCAACCTTTACTGTCATTTTCCTCAGATTGAGCAAGAGACGATTCTCCTCGACGTTTCTTGAAGAGTCGATAACGTCTAAAGAATTCCCAAAACTCTTTGTGCTCGAGACTTCCTCTGCATTGTTGAAAAAATAAGAAATTCAACAACTCAAAGATAATGATGCGTTTGCAATCCATACCGCTTGATGACAGCATTTCCAGAAAAGAATAAACGGTCTAACTCATCTTCGTGAGCTTCCCAGTCAAAACTATTGGCTGCCATAAATATAGGAACGCGCGCTACTCACCTGATGCAGCGTCCCGCCAACGCAAAACGCTGGATTAGTGTCACCGCCCAATCGCCACCATCCAATCAGACACCAGAACAATTAACACAATTAATAGGTGTTCGCTTGCGGTGTGTACCAGTTGGTCGTCCTCGCTTCTCGTGCCCGGAACGCGTTGAAATGAGGCATCCTTCATGATGAGATTCATCACACTTTGCCTATTGCTATCAGTCTATGTCGGTGAGTGCCTACTGCCGTCGAAGCCCGTCCGTCTCGTTGTGTATCCCAAACGCATTCGCTGATAATAAACGGCTTCGATTTTCTCAGGGAGTTCCGTTGCCTGCGATCTCGACCATTGCTCGACCGAGTACACTAGCACGTTCGTGCACGACCCCAGCAAAGGCTGTCGGCGACTCGACGGGGACCGGTGCAACCAGTGGCGGTCGTACCACGCATGTCTGCTCGACGCGCGGCCTCAGTGTGTCGACTTCCCTCTCCTCTTCGGCACTCGCGAGGCCGAGGCGTCTCGCATTATCGAGTGCTATTGCGAGTACGACGAAGGGACGACGAGTGACGCTCCGTTTGTCGTTGGATCGGATTTCACTCTCGCCTCGGGTACTTCGACGCTCGATACTGCGTGTCGGGCAGCGGAACGCTTCCCGTCGTACACGGCCTGCGTCCTCTTCGGGGATCCTCATCTCGTCACGTTGGCCGGTCGTGAGGAGACGTGCTGTCTTTCTGGCAGACATAGACTTCTCGAGTACGACGAACTGTCAGTTGACACTGTGAATGTGAGGGTGGACACGAGACTGAAGGCCACGGGAACGAGCGAGGTCAGTGTTTATCATTCTCGGTTTGAAATTTACGGGTGAAATGGGGTCGGTGGTTGTTCGAAAAGAAAATGGGTCGAAATGCATTTAGTGAAGAATATTGCTTATCTTTCCGAAATCATTCTCTAGCAGCTGGGAGTTACACCCCGCCATGTAGCTATTTGTGTGACTTGCGGTTTGCACCCGAGGTTTCTATGGATGACTCTCGCTTGGTTATTCGTCGCACCCGCTGCGCGATTGAGTCGCGTCGCTGCCGTCGAGAGTCACCGTCGTTGTCGTTTGCGCGAGACGGCGCGTGTCCCTCCATCGCGTCCGTCGACGGCTAGAGTGACTAATTACTGTTATTGTCGCCGATCTTGTTTACAGGTGATTGTGAGATATGGCGCTAGCTCCTGCACGGAACACTCGAGTCTTCAGTACAGCGCGACGGCGTCGGATTTTCGAGCGTTTTTCGACGACGGCTCGTCTCCCGAGCATCTGATTGAGCGTCGAGATGACAACCTCGTTGTACTGAAAGCGGCGTGGTTGGGCATCACGATTCGTGTTCGTCGAACGGGGATATACCTGACGGTTGCAATACAATTGCCGTCTGCTGTGCAGGATGAAGTTGGAGGTCTCTGTTTTACCGGCTGCCCAAGTGACGAGCTTCTGGAGTATAAACTGCCTAGTCTGTCTGCACAAGTTGTTCTTCCGCATGTAGCCCGTTATGCTTGCGACCACGTGGAAGAGGACACGTTTTTCTTCCAgtcgtgtgtgtttgatttGGTGATGACTGGAGACCGGAATTTCACGGTGGCGGCGTTAGAGGCCAAGAAGGACGTGGAAGACTTGCAGGCTGGTTTACCAGTGGACTCTGCTGCTGAGAGGGTAACAAGACATGGTGCACTCGTGGTGGTGTTAGCTTTGATGAGCTTGTTGCTGACTTCCAAGATCGATGAATTTGTATAGATGTGCGCATTATTTGCGTTTTCTTATGATATTTATGTTCAATACTGCATGTTGAACGGTGGATATggtatgtattatatattgcTATATGCTGTGCATAAATTGTGTTGTAATTGACTGAAGAAGGTAGTCATTGCAGCCATGTATATGTTTTCAGTATGGTATGAATATTGAGCTGACAATGTTGTCCCTATTATGGACAGATGTGAAGCATGAGCGTGCCCCTTCCACAGTTTACTAAGTCAGAATATTGCACTAGTTATGCAGACGCTGATATTGTTTGGAATGTAGAGAAGTATACCTTGATTTGCAACTTACTATTGAGCGAACTACCTACTGTATAGTGTTATATCTACTAATACTTCTTGAAAAGTAGAGTACCTCAATGGAATTTCTTACAATGTCACTTGTTGATGCAGTATGTACACTGCTGTCTCTTTGAGATGCTAGGTTGACGTCATTAACCTAAaattggcttaattaattaagcttgatTAGCACCTGAAAGCAATCATCAAACATAGTCAACCTATATACAGTAAGTTTTATGCTCATAGTGAACTGCACTGGCAGCCTTGTAAAGAGTCAGGTGGAGCAATAACCATAGACATGTGTACTTGGAGCCAGCGTTTGTCAtacctattaattaaattaattaaagtatgcACTATGAAACACAGTAAGTGATTGCTACTGCCAAAGAACTCAGATTTGCTTCTATTAAATCTGGAGTTCAAGTGTTCTGATCTGGAGTTCAAGTGTTCTCTTTCTATGGCTAAGAGACAGTTCATTCACTCACTAAATTATAAAAAAACTAAGATTTACATACTGTTACCTATATCATTAGCAAGTGTTGCTCAAACCGGTTTTGTAGTGCTTGGATGATGTCACCCACTCGCTGTTAAACGTCACTGAAAACGTAGCAATGTGCCAATTAATTATGCAGCTGAGACGTTGACCTGATCATTGTGGTAATGACAAACGCCTAGGCCACTTCTGCCATAGAAAACGCGTGGCAAGTCAAAGTAAATTCTTTGACTTCTTGATGTTGTTACTGTTGGAATCAAGAAATTCCTTTATCAATTTTCAGTATAAATGTATTCAATCTCAATCACTTGCAGATGGCCTACAGTTTTGCGATATTCCTTGCAAGAGGGCCAAGTGTGTGCTAAAACGACCATGTTCTGATTGGTCATGCTGACACATACCATTCGCAATACAATGTATTGTATGATATGGTGCTGGGTATTACAGTACATGTGCACTCTACAGTCTCTACCCCATCTGTCTTTCCCAAAAAATTCTCTCTGCCACATTATAAATACGTACAGGCATTTACTAATAACTATTACAATACCAAAAGTGCCAGCAATTCTGTGTTATTCTCTTGTAGGTGGACAACCACACTC
This window contains:
- the LOC134192524 gene encoding probable ATP-dependent RNA helicase DHX34, yielding MAANSFDWEAHEDELDRLFFSGNAVIKRGSLEHKEFWEFFRRYRLFKKRRGESSLAQSEENDSKVMSSSLHLPSVYDKRYRINFSVLDKDLSKRLKQYTQGETRDRYYHKSRHHYDDNTHIGAEHMDEFRMIIKHYLHFSQRQKFDKLVRIRHAQATLPIRQYRDQIIDTVRAHQVVIVAGDTGCGKSTQVPQYLLAAGFKHIACTQPRRIACISLAKRVSLETLNEYGSEIGFQVRFETSKAADTRILFLTEGLLLRQLSSDVNLSGYDVIVVDEVHERHIHTDFLLGVLRHLVSTRPDLKLVLMSATINIELFAGYFMGAPVIQVPGRLYPIQLEYAPMVQTSLAGPGHHENLSKEKFDSSQYLRIMQQIDHKYPAGERGDLLIFLSGMKEISAVVEEARLYAMSTRRWTVLPLHSALSIQEQDKSCNYLYVFTYVDELKIGSATGSLNKQQPLLDGI
- the LOC134192334 gene encoding repulsive guidance molecule B-like, with protein sequence MMRFITLCLLLSVYVGSSVACDLDHCSTEYTSTFVHDPSKGCRRLDGDRCNQWRSYHACLLDARPQCVDFPLLFGTREAEASRIIECYCEYDEGTTSDAPFVVGSDFTLASGTSTLDTACRAAERFPSYTACVLFGDPHLVTLAGREETCCLSGRHRLLEYDELSVDTVNVRVDTRLKATGTSEVIVRYGASSCTEHSSLQYSATASDFRAFFDDGSSPEHLIERRDDNLVVLKAAWLGITIRVRRTGIYLTVAIQLPSAVQDEVGGLCFTGCPSDELLEYKLPSLSAQVVLPHVARYACDHVEEDTFFFQSCVFDLVMTGDRNFTVAALEAKKDVEDLQAGLPVDSAAERVTRHGALVVVLALMSLLLTSKIDEFV